A genomic region of Populus nigra chromosome 11, ddPopNigr1.1, whole genome shotgun sequence contains the following coding sequences:
- the LOC133668489 gene encoding uncharacterized protein LOC133668489, with translation MFHLAHNLSKPNSIACSRFNLQPHNTSRLPISHITPPRKVTSFSKNPNILIPRCTTQDTISLSITTTREDRADDGIFTKENEVLVLETPEGSKKNFWGAVSLIIGTAVGPGMLGLPTATIRSVSFTSTIVIILCWVYVISSIILVAELSFAAMQEDGVAEVSFTGLATKALGSKFGAFVAVVYASLSFSLLVACVSGIGSIVSQWFPWMNVVLAHALFPVAAGFVIGFFPFKVIDTANRLLCLLMLFSITSLVAIGLSVARTNILASLVPTSLSISTILPAIPVTVLTLGFHVITPFICKIAGNSVSEARKAVLIGGAVPLIMVLSWNLIVLGLAGANTATSSNDPISLLLSVNPSALSAVQGFAFSALATSLIGYAVSFPRQLLDTLELIFTKTKSEKQIHSQCQIFANGDSAGRIGFVTFSGRHNLGNTGRASFDGTRCFAASEVKPPSSTAESNAFHHKFVMMLVLGVPILIGSFFRSTFSRALDFAGVYANCFLFGILPPVMAYVQQSRKKLRSSILPGGDITLLLLFSIAVILGIWH, from the coding sequence ATGTTTCATCTTGCCCACAACCTATCCAAACCCAATTCAATCGCATGCTCAAGATTCAATCTTCAACCCCACAACACTTCCAGGCTCCCCATATCCCACATTACCCCACCCAGGAAAGTTACTTCATTTTCTAAAAACCCTAACATTCTCATTCCTAGGTGCACAACACAAGATACCATTTCACTTTCCATCACTACTACTCGTGAGGATAGAGCAGACGATGGTATATTTACCAAGGAAAATGAAGTTCTGGTATTAGAAACCCCAGAAGGAAGTAAAAAGAATTTCTGGGGTGCTGTCAGTTTGATTATTGGCACTGCTGTAGGGCCTGGAATGCTGGGCTTACCAACCGCAACTATAAGGTCTGTTTCTTTTACATCAACCATTGTCATCATCCTTTGTTGGGTTTATGTAATCTCCTCTATCATTCTTGTTGCTGAGCTTAGTTTTGCTGCTATGCAAGAAGATGGAGTTGCAGAGGTAAGCTTTACTGGCCTTGCAACAAAAGCATTAGGAAGCAAATTTGGTGCTTTTGTGGCGGTGGTTTATGCTAGCTTAAGTTTTTCTTTGCTAGTAGCATGTGTTTCAGGCATTGGTTCAATAGTATCACAGTGGTTTCCATGGATGAATGTTGTGTTGGCTCATGCTTTGTTTCCTGTTGCTGCTGGGTTTGTAATTGGGTTCTTCCCTTTTAAGGTCATTGATACTGCTAACAGGCTTTTATGCTTGCTCATGCTTTTCTCCATAACTTCACTGGTAGCTATTGGTTTATCTGTGGCCAGAACAAATATATTAGCCTCCCTTGTTCCCACCTCGTTGAGTATTTCAACAATCTTGCCTGCTATCCCTGTAACTGTACTTACGTTGGGGTTCCATGTTATCACCCCTTTTATATGTAAGATAGCTGGGAATTCTGTATCTGAGGCTAGAAAAGCAGTGCTGATTGGTGGGGCTGTTCCTTTGATAATGGTTTTGTCATGGAATTTGATTGTTTTGGGGCTTGCTGGTGCTAACACAGCCACCTCCTCCAATGACCCAATCTCTCTCTTGCTCTCTGTCAATCCTTCTGCTTTATCTGCTGTCCAGGGCTTTGCTTTTTCGGCTTTGGCAACTAGCTTGATAGGTTATGCAGTCAGCTTTCCGAGACAGCTTCTTGATACCTTGGAGTTGATATTCACAAAAACTAAATCTGAAAAACAGATTCACAGTCAATGTCAAATATTTGCTAATGGGGATAGTGCTGGTAGAATTGGATTCGTAACCTTTTCTGGTCGGCATAATCTTGGAAATACAGGGAGGGCTTCATTTGATGGAACAAGGTGTTTTGCTGCATCAGAAGTGAAGCCACCATCAAGCACGGCCGAGTCTAATGCATTCCACCATAAATTTGTAATGATGCTTGTACTTGGTGTTCCCATTCTTATAGGATCCTTCTTTCGCTCAACCTTTTCAAGAGCTCTTGATTTTGCTGGAGTTTATGCAAATTGCTTCCTGTTTGGCATACTTCCTCCAGTAATGGCATATGTACAGCAATCCAGGAAGAAGCTCAG
- the LOC133668679 gene encoding thioredoxin-like 1-1, chloroplastic isoform X1: MTEVLSKTNLFSSGNYQTRQQNTISVFTKSCRLKGFPSRVKPQGLRSQISRSSSCSDFYGKRVVVHGNQSKPRRGYLPQASVVALTGLKLKYAKKWWEKGLQPNMREVTSAQDLVDSLMNAGDQLVVVDFFSPGCGGCKALHPKICQLAEMNPDVQFLQVNYEEHKSMCYSLNVHVLPFFRFYRGAHGRLCSFSCTNATIKKFKDALAKHTPERCSLGPTKGLEEKELVALAANKDLSFTYTPKPVQPAPVPAEEEVAPTASPSLSDRGLPLPLPITSSKSAQDSEEKTLVSSGR, translated from the exons ATGACAGAGGTTTTGAGCAAGACAAATCTATTTTCTTCTGGTAACTATCAAACCCGGCAACAGAATACTATTTCTGTTTTTACAAAGAGTTGCAGGCTTAAAGGGTTTCCTTCGAGGGTCAAACCACAGGGTTTGAGATCTCAAATTTCAAGATCTTCGTCTTGTAGTGATTTTTATGGCAAGAGGGTTGTTGTTCATGGAAATCAAAGCAAACCCAGAAGAGGGTATCTTCCTCAAGCTTCGGTTGTGGCTCTG ACTGGCCTTAAACTTAAATATGCTAAAAAATGGTGGGAGAAAGGTCTGCAACCCAACATGAGAGAAGTAACTTCTGCGCAAGATCTTGTGGATTCCCTAATGAATGCTGGGGACCAACTTGTTGTAGTTGATTTCTTTTCCCCTGGATGTGGTGGCTGCAAAGCTCTCCATCCCAAG ATATGTCAATTGGCAGAGATGAATCCAGATGTACAGTTTCTTCAAGTTAATTACGAGGAGCACAAATCCATGTGTTATAGCCTCAATGTCCATGTGTTACCATTCTTCCGGTTTTATAGAGGAGCTCATGGCCGGTTATGCAGCTTTAGCTGTACTAATGCTACG atcaagaaattcaaagatGCATTGGCCAAGCACACACCAGAGCGATGTAGCCTTGGGCCAACAAAAGGGTTGGAGGAAAAAGAGCTTGTTGCATTGGCAGCTAACAAAGATCTCTCCTTCACGTATACACCCAAACCAGTTCAACCTGCTCCTGTCCCTGCAGAGGAAGAGGTAGCACCAACAGCAAGCCCATCTCTTTCAGACCGAGGTCTacctcttcctcttcctatAACAAGCTCGAAGTCTGCTCAAGACTCAGAGGAGAAAACCCTAGTGAGTTCTGGGAGATGA
- the LOC133668679 gene encoding thioredoxin-like 1-1, chloroplastic isoform X2: MTEVLSKTNLFSSGNYQTRQQNTISVFTKSCRLKGFPSRVKPQGLRSQISRSSSCSDFYGKRVVVHGNQSKPRRGYLPQASVVALICQLAEMNPDVQFLQVNYEEHKSMCYSLNVHVLPFFRFYRGAHGRLCSFSCTNATIKKFKDALAKHTPERCSLGPTKGLEEKELVALAANKDLSFTYTPKPVQPAPVPAEEEVAPTASPSLSDRGLPLPLPITSSKSAQDSEEKTLVSSGR, translated from the exons ATGACAGAGGTTTTGAGCAAGACAAATCTATTTTCTTCTGGTAACTATCAAACCCGGCAACAGAATACTATTTCTGTTTTTACAAAGAGTTGCAGGCTTAAAGGGTTTCCTTCGAGGGTCAAACCACAGGGTTTGAGATCTCAAATTTCAAGATCTTCGTCTTGTAGTGATTTTTATGGCAAGAGGGTTGTTGTTCATGGAAATCAAAGCAAACCCAGAAGAGGGTATCTTCCTCAAGCTTCGGTTGTGGCTCTG ATATGTCAATTGGCAGAGATGAATCCAGATGTACAGTTTCTTCAAGTTAATTACGAGGAGCACAAATCCATGTGTTATAGCCTCAATGTCCATGTGTTACCATTCTTCCGGTTTTATAGAGGAGCTCATGGCCGGTTATGCAGCTTTAGCTGTACTAATGCTACG atcaagaaattcaaagatGCATTGGCCAAGCACACACCAGAGCGATGTAGCCTTGGGCCAACAAAAGGGTTGGAGGAAAAAGAGCTTGTTGCATTGGCAGCTAACAAAGATCTCTCCTTCACGTATACACCCAAACCAGTTCAACCTGCTCCTGTCCCTGCAGAGGAAGAGGTAGCACCAACAGCAAGCCCATCTCTTTCAGACCGAGGTCTacctcttcctcttcctatAACAAGCTCGAAGTCTGCTCAAGACTCAGAGGAGAAAACCCTAGTGAGTTCTGGGAGATGA